The Thalassolituus oleivorans MIL-1 genome includes the window ATGACGACGTGTGGAATTATAAAACAGCTCAATATAATTAAATATATCCGCTTTTCCTTCTTCTCTTGTGCGATAAATTTTACGGCGAATACGTTCTCGCTTTAGCAAGGCAAAGAAGCTTTCCGCACAGGCATTATCATGACAGTTCCCTCTACGGCTCATACTGACGGTTAAGTTATTGGCTTTTAACATGCTTTGCCAGTCGTAACTTGTGTATTGGCAACCTTGATCGGAATGCACGATCACCTCACCTTTTGGCTTCCTTCGCCAGCACGCCATCGTGATTGCATTCAGTACCAAATCGGTATTAATACGTTCACTCATCGACCAGCCAACGACCTGCCGTGAGAATAAATCAATGATTACCGCTAGAAACAGCCAGCCCTCATAGGTACGAATGTAGGTAATATCGGTGACCCATACGGTATTCGGTTTGGATACATCAAATTCACGATTCAGTAGGTTAGGGGCAACGGTGGATAACTCGCCGCTGTCATAGCGTGTTTTTCGGTTGTAGCCCCGCTCTGCCTGTATTTGTGCCTGCTGCATCAGTCGATGAACACGATTTTTTCCACAGTGTTCTCCTGCATGCTTTAGATCTTTATGGATTTTTCGATAGCCATAAACGCAACCACTCTCAAGCCAGAATTGCTTAATAAACCCGAGTAGATACTCATCAACTTTCTGCCGTGTACTTTCGGGGTTCGCTAACCAGGCATAAAACCCACTGGGATGAACTTCAAGTGTTCGACACAGGGTACGAACGGAGTAGCGATCTGTTCGAGATTTTATGAACGTGTATTTTTCTTTGACTCGGCAGCAAAGAACACGGCGGCCTCCTTTAATATGTCACGCTCCTCTGTGACACGTTTTAGCTCCGCTTTAAGCTTACGCAGCTCTTCATGACTGGATTGCTTCTCGTGGTAGGCTTGCGCATTCTCGCCGTAACGATCACGCCAGTTGTACAAGCTCTTAGTTGTAATGCCTAAACGCTGAGCAACATCAGCAATGGAGTAACCATGTTCGGTCACTTGCTTTACTGCTGCGATCTTGAATTCTTCGTTATATCGTTCACCAGCCATCTCGGCCTCCTCTTTAAATACATTGTAACTTTAAAGAGTGTCTAGGAAACTAGGGGCGATTCAGGGTTGTTTGAGCGCTTACGCTGCTTTACTTCTCCGCTTTCACGGATCATTCAAGAACAAGTGCGTCCGCAATTGGGCCTTGGCTGGGGAAGTGCGATATCACCAAACTCTGCAGGTTTGACCGCGAGTCAGTTAAACCAAGTAGATTGTAGCCAAATCAATCTGGATGAATGGATAGGTATTTTGTCGATCACGGGCAACCTACACGAAATACCGTCACGGGATCTGGAAGGACCAACAGGCTCAGGAAGTACACTAAACGTGGATGGAAATCGTCAGAGTGCCGCAGATAGAGCCATTGAACAGCTTAACGGAATGGATCTCCAGAAACGTAAGCGCTCAAGCAACCCCACCTACCAATTTAAATAACCGCCAGTTCTATATTTTCTGGCAGCAGTTTTCCAATATCGTCCACTGTTTCACAGTGCGGTAATCGCGTCAGTACCGTACGTAAATACGCGTAAGGTTCGAGCCCGTTCGCTTTGGCGGTTTCTATTATGCTGTACAGCATGGCACTGGCCTTTGCGCCCCGCTGACTATCACTGAATAACCAGTTCTTGCGTCCAATCGCAAACGGTCTGATGGCATTTTCGACTGGATTGTTGTCTATGTTCAGTCGGCCATCGCTGATGTATACCGTGAGCTTATCCCAGTTTTTATCAAGGTAGGCTAACGCTTCGCCCGTTTTTCCTTTAGGCAGGGTCTGTTGCAACGCTTTATCCAGCCAAGCTCTGAGTTTATTGAGCTGGGGAAGGCTTTTTTCTTGTCGAATTTGATATTTTTGTTCGGCTGATTGGTCTTTGATGCTAGCTTCGATAGCGTAAAGCCCTTTGATCATGGTGATCGCCATATCGGCTTTGCTGACTTTCCCTTTCGGGCTAGGGCTGACTTTTTGCGCCTCGATAAATTTACGACGAGCATGAGCCATGCAGCCTAATGCTGTGACGCCTTCTTGCTGCCCAATTCGGTGATAACCCGCGTAATCATCAGTTTGCAGGTAGCCTTGATAGTCGCCTAATAGCGAGGCTGCAACGTCTGTACGTCGACTACTCGCGTAATCAAATAAGATGATGGGATGTTCTCGATCACCGGTTTTTCGGACCCACATGTAGCTGAGACTTTCGGCCGTTTTATCCGGTTCTTTTAACACCTGCACCCGAGTTTCATCCATGTGGATGTAGTCGCTATCCAGAAGTTGATCATTCAGCAGGTTATAGAGCGGTTGCAGACATTCACTGCTTTTGATCATCCAGTTGGCTAACGTGTTACGCGGTAAATGAATGCCCATTCGTTTGAAAATGGTTTCCATCCGGTAGAGAGGTAAACCGTCTTGATATTTGGCAACCGCAATGTGGGCGAGTAAGCCTGGGCTGGCATTGCTCTTAGGAAGCGGTTGTTTCGGAAGTTCAGCAATGTGCACGCCGTTTTCGCAGGCCTTACACGCGTATTTTTTGCGGGCATGAACGAGCACCTGAACCACAGCAGGAATAATATCCAGTTGTTCGCTGGTGTCTTCACCGATGCAGGTTTTTACACAGCCACATTCACAACGTTTATCGACTTCAGCAAGATCGTGTTCGATACGTACTCGCGGTAATACCGCAGGCAGAGGTTTACGGCCGGAGGCTTTTTTAGGCGCAGACGATACAGCATCAGAGGCTGATTCTGCGGTGCTCACTTCTGCATCAATGGACTCTGCGATTTCAGGAGCGGAGGCATCATCCTCACGTTCGACTTCATCAAACAATTCGGCTTGCCGATCACTCTTCTCGCTGCTTTTACCAAACTGACGCTGTTTAAACAGAATGATCTGCTCTTCCAAAAACTGGATACGTGATTGCTTTTGGCTAATTAATTGTTCTTTTTTCTCCAACTGATTTTGTTGCGATTGCAATAATTGACTCTGCGCTAAAAGCTGTTGTTTTAGCGCAACAATATCGTCAGGTAAGTGATCAGTCGGTGGTGTTTTCATGGGGTTGGATTATACCAAACCCGTTAATTTATAGCAGAGTAAAATAGCGTTTCATGCGGTTTATTATTAAAAATATCCAGTCCATCCAACAATAAATTCAGTTGGTAACCGTCAATACAGAGGGATGCAGTGTCGGTCGGCTTTAGCCATTTAAAGCGTTGCTTTTCCAACCGCTTATACCACAGCACAAAGCCATTGCGCTCCCAGTACAGTAGCTTAACTTTATCGCGGTTACGATTACAAAAGACGAACAGCGCATTGATCATGGGGTTGAGTTCTAACTCCTGCTCAATCAGAGCGGACAAGCCATTAATCGACTTGCGCATATCCACCGCGCCTGCGTATAAATACACCTGAACCGATGCGCTAGGCCGAAGCATACAAAAGTCCTCGATCATTAAGAGCCACCAAGAGATCGGGTAAAGCCTCGGTTGGCAGTTCAATCAACACCTGCGAGCCCAATCGTAGTCGTGCCGGAGCCGAGGACGTCAGTGTGATAGGGATCAGAGCCTTGGTTTTCGTTAACTCGGTCTTGGGCGACAAACGTTTTCGCCAATACTGAAAATTATGAACGGCTATGTTGTGCTGCTGGCAAAAGGCAACTTGCGATAATCCACTGGCGTGCCAGAGATTAAGGTGTTGTTGCCATTGTTCCGATTTGGTCATGAGCTGTCTCGTTAAATAATTTGAAGACAGCTTAAAGGGATGTTGGCGTGGGTTTTAGGTGGGGTTGTTTGAGCGCTTACCCAGAAACTGCGTCAGGAGGCAACGGAAGAGATTTCGGGGAATAACTGAATGCGCTATAAGAAGGCGAAAAATATTGCCAAATGGTCACTTTAACTTTAACAAGCTAATTCAGCCTATAAAGTGACCAATTTGGCCCTTTGTATCTACTAATATTCTAGCTTCAATTTTATTTCATATTAACTATCGATTTTGAGTAAGAAATCAGAAAACGTCTTGTCAATAAGTTCTGTTTTTCCTATCTCAAAATCCAAAAAAAAGACCATATGATTTTTTCTATCGAAGCATAAGTAGTTGCCAAAGTTATCAATTGCAAAAGCAACAAGTAGTTCTGAGATTTCAGCAACACCTTTATTCAATCTGACGATATTTTCTACATCACCAGGATTGAAGGATAAAAAGGATTTAATCGTTTTCTCTTGCAATGAACTCGTAGTAAATACACTTACAGGAGGTCGACTGCCATTGTATTTCTTAACAAAACTCACAAAAGAATCTGTGAATTTGTAGTCAAGCTTTTTCTCAACATCTGAAATGAGGCTTTCCGTCACCAAAGGTTTAATGTAACGCCATTCTTTCATTTTCAATATCCTCTATTATCAACGGTTTTCTTTTCCGCCACCCCAAATGGCTTTTCCACCAGTATGTCGGTTATTTTGATGATCTTCCGTGCTAATAAGCTGCATTTCGCCATACTCTTCACTGTGATGCCAAGTATAACCATCGGGGGTTTCACCATTTTCAATTTGTTCTAACTGTTCATCGCTGAATTGCTTTTCAAACTCAGGATCGTTGTCAACTTTTTCTTTTAGCGCTTGATTCGCATATTCCGCTTGCGCAGAGTCTCTTGCCTGGATCAACTGTTCTGGCAATTGTACATCAATGGCACTATTGAACTGCGGGAACACACCTTCAATTTCGACCCCATTTATTTCAACTGTTTTGCGTTCATATATAACGCCATCTTCACCTGTTTGACCTTCTTTGCTTTCATTTATTGTTTTTAGGTAAATCTTTCCATTTTCATCGATAGTCGCATTTTCAAGTAAACTCCCTGAACAACCGATCTTTTCTTTATAGTAATCCTTCTCTTCTTGTGTCAAAGATCTGGATTCACCTTCTTCGCATTCAGGCTTCGCATCCACTTGCTCTAAAATAGGGCGGTCAAGCTTATGTAAGTAGATGCTTTTTTCATCAATACTCTCTAACATTTTTGACAGTTCGGGTTGCAGCTTATTTGCAATCTCTTTTGAGGTTATTAAATCCATCATCCTGCAAGGCTCCTTTTAGCAAACTTTGTCCATTCAGAGTAGAGCTTGGTGTACAACTCTCCATTGGGAACTAATGATCTGAGTAGAGGCTGAATCAACATAACCACCTGCACTTGAGACGCAGTATCGCACTTTTCGAAAACTAGGTTTTGAAGATTAGAATGTATTTGCTCTATGCTCTTGCCTCGGCAAATAGCGCTCTCTAACTTAGTCTTACAGTCTAATAAATTTGGTACAAGAGATGCGAAATCGCTGAATTGCATATCGGTTAGACCAGAATATAAATACTTTCTTAGTCGAATTTTCATTTCAGTGGGCAAATTACTTCTAAAGAGATCTTCTGCCAATTGGTCTGCATTTGCTTCTGACGGTACTTGATTGTACCCACTCAAAAGATGAGTGAGTAAACTAAATCGAAACGACATTTCACTCATTGCATTGGTTGGCACTGCTTGATATAGGTAGGGGCATTCTTGCCCAGAAAAACGGCTGACTTTACATAATACAGCTTCGAGCCATTCGTTCTGATAGACCACCGCAATCCCTCGAGGCAAACGGGCAATTTCGTCAATCTGCTCTTCCGTTAGTGCCGCAGACTTACCTGCCAACAAGCGATCTGTTTCATCGGGCAAGCGCATCAAGATTTTAGTGTTAGTATTGCGAATGGCTGAAATATGCACCGCTGACGGTGATTGATCTGCGATGATAAAGCCTTCGCCATACGTTCGCATTTCTGCAATGGCATTAGACAGCATTTCTACCGATTTTTCTGCAACGCTGCCGCCTTCTGCGCCACTCGTTGATGGGTTTGCTCGCAAGATATTATGGGCTTCTTCCAACACAGTAATGTGTTTAAGAGGTTGGTTCATTAGCATTTGCTCAGCACGGTATTCACCCAGTCTAATGATCAATAGTCCCATCAAAAGCGATTTGGTTTCTTGCGACCCGACTCGGCTCAAATCGATGATGACGTTGAGGTCGAACAGGTCTGCATTGCTGATTTCATCAGCTGCAAATATTTGGCCATTCAGTCCGTTAACCATTGACCTTACACGCGTGACTAATGCACCTGTATAGTTGCTCTTCGTTTCATCTGAGTATGCCGATTGCGTAATCACTGATTCGAGTTGCATAAGTAAATCAGCAAATGTCGGGAACAACGAAGAACCGAGTGTTGACGTTGAATCACGCAAATCCCATCCACAGGCTTCATAACTTCTCAGTACCGCATCTTTGAGAATGGCAGGCATTGCTGCATACATCGGCCAGCAAACGTTAAACACTTCAATCAAGCGATCCACATGTTCAAGGACATGGGTTTGTTCAGGGAAAGAAAACGGATTGATTTTTAAAAGCTCTGTAAATCGTTCGTTAGTGCCCAAAACACGCACACCTTCACGATTTCCAAAAACATGCTTGTACTCACCCTTTGCCGGTTCAATGACCAAGAATGGAATGTCTTGTTGTATCGCCTGATTCAACAGGGCGTAAACCGTATTGCTTTTTCCTGAGCCTGTTGAGCCAGTGATCAGCGTGTGGCTTGTTAGTTGGTCGAGATCTAATTCCACGTTTTGGGGCAAGTCAGTCCACAAGTGGCGTACTTGGCCCAACGATATCGTTCGCGAGTTGGTACCAGCGACATCAGTGTTCAGCGTTTGTACTTTCCGGCCAAATGCTGCGGTTTCCTGCACCACGACGGTAGAAGTAGAACGGCGAGGAAGGCTCAGCTGTAGGGCCATTTCCTTGCTCGATACCAAGGTCGCAGGAGTAAGGTAGGGGATATGAGCATTCCCTAAAAAACTCGGCTCTAGCCGAGGGTGCATGAGCTGCCCCAACCATTGCGTTATCAAATTGGCTTTTTTTCCAGCCCATGTGGTCAGAGCAAAGTCTTCCATCGACGACTGGGTTCCGCGGGTCAGACCCAAGAAGATGCTGGATAATGCTTCACTAGAGGCGACGCTATCACTGACAAAGTAAGCGGTACTGAGCCAGCCACCGTGGCTTTTAGCTTCGTTGATTCGGTTTAAGTGGTGATCCACCTTATCAAGCATATTTAAAATGCCTTTGTCAGCTGTCTCAAAACTTACTTGCTGTGTTGAGCCGTATGTCTGCGTTAGCCCCTTGGTATCGGTCGTGCTTTGAGTGGCGGTTTTTGTTGTTGTGGTACTTGTGGCTGTCGACTGGTTAGTAGAATGGCTAGTGCTTTCACTGGTAGAGGTTGAATCTGAAGTCCCCTTTGTATCGGTGGTTTGAAACATACTCGCAATTTGACCACCAACTTGGCTGCCGATCATGGCTCCAAGCCCCCCTACACAAGCCCCTACGGCAGAGCCGAGTGCCATGGCTCCCATTCCAATTATTTTATCCTTTTTGTTTGGCGAGGATTTACTTTCACTGGCGGTGTGGGAATGGGAAGTCGATGTCGTTGTACTTTCACTGGTTCCTGTTGTTTCGGTCAGCCCGAGGCTTTCGCCCAAAGAGTAGCTCAGTCCTTCACTGATGCTTAAGTTAATAGCATCGCTGTCCTGAGTGCCATAGCTGTATTGGCGATTTGACAGAGCGGAAAGTTGAGTCGCCACCTGCTCATAACCTGTACGAACGGTATTCAATGCTTGCATAGAAACCGGCTCGGCGAGGATCAGTCCCTCGTAAGTGCGGCTTTCTGCAGCATCGATAAAACGCTCTAGCCCTTGCATAAAGTGGGTCTGATCTTCCGTAGAAAGGCCCGGCACGCTGCTAACTGCAGTGACTGTTTTGCATGAGTTACCTGCACTGAGTTCGTCCAACAAGGCGTCAATATCGGTTCCGTTGAGTGGAGCCAGCTTACTGCCGGGAAAATGTCCTTTGAAAGTTTCTTGCAACAAATCTCCCGAGTTTTGGCCCAACATTTTTCCTGGCTCACCACGTGTGCCAATGTGGAGCAGCGTCTCATTTCCGTCAGACTTCAGGAAAAGGAACACAGTGTATCCGGCAGCACCCAATGCAGTGTAAGCCGCGGTGGTGCTTTCTAGTACGGATTGCTTGTTTTCCTGTACCAGACGTTCCACACGGAAAATGCGTACATCGCCACCTCGGTTAAGTGACACTCTTTGTTGGTTTTCCACCTGCAACACATCGTAGTGTTTGAGTTCAGCAAGGTAGCTTTTGTTAACCAATGCATGCGCAGTCGAGAGCGTTGTCAGCGCCTCTTGTTGTGCAGGAAGCAACTCGGTTTCGGAAGCAAGATGTCCCCTTTCGGTAGTAGATAGATTCATCGTAAGCCCCATTAAACAATGACAGCCAGAATGACTAGGGCGATAGCTGCTACAACCCCACCAATCAGCAGCAAGGATTTCAGAACGTTGTTCTCAGGTTTAGGCTTAGTTCCTTGAATACTTCCTATTGCTTGATGCTGTTGCCCTGGTGTGGTTTTTTTCGCCGTACTTTGTGGTTGTGTTTTTGGCAATGTTGCAGAGCGAGCGTCATCTTGCGCAATTTTAAACACATGTTCACGCACTGCGACCATATGGCGAATGCGTTCCAATGAGAAGTTTGATGTCGCATATAGCTCTTGCGTGTGGTAGTAGTGACTGTCCCACTTCACCTTGTCTTGCTCCATCTGCTGGGAATATGCGTTTTCTTCGTAAACAACAAAAAGGATTGGGTATTTAGAGAGCGTCCAAGCTATGGCTTGGGTAATAACCGCCGTTGATAGACGCTTATCATTCATTTCCATAAATAAAGCAATGCGAACAGAAGATAGGTCACCACTGTTCACGCTATTGCTTAATGAGCGGGATGGGGTAAACCCTGTTAAATCGACAGATGAAAAATCAGCGCTCATTGTGTTTTCCTTTGTACTTTTGGCTTCTTCGTGGCTTGTTATCGAACTGGAGGCCGGGCGGGAAAAACCTGCGATACCTCGTTCCGTTAAGTGACTTTTCAACTGAATAAGGTGCTCTAATCGTTTTAAACAGAAATTTTCTTCCGCCATATGGAGTTGCAAGGCGAAATAAGCTCCCCCCTTCTGTTCCCACTTATAACTGTCTTCACTAATTGGATCTGTGGTGCTATCGGCTCGGTATTCTTCGAAAAGCGCAAGCTTGTCATCTGGCAGTGCTGACAATACTTGGCGGAGTAACTCCGCTTTAAAATCTCTGCATTTTATAAAGTCGATGATTTCCGCTTTAAATTCTGCGACAGTTAGATTTGGTGCAACAAATTCCGTGAATGCTGTCATGATATTGGCCTCTAAAAACCCACTGATGTTCTCAGTGGGTCAGTAACGGGTTAAAACTGTAAGATGACTTCCAGCTCTTGCTTGATAGCGCAAATCTCATCGATATCACTTTTTGCTTGAGCAATGGCGTTTTCGCGCTGAGTTTGGTTTTCAACTTTTTGTTCTATATCAGCGAGAACGGCAGTAAACTTAATGCTAAATTCGCTTTCTAAGAATGCAAGGTAGTTATCAATCAGCTTGTCCTTGTCTTCTCTAATACGTTGAACTGCGTCGCCCTTTAAGGAAGCAAACTGTTTGCGGATTACGGTAATCCGTTCTTTCCAAAGTTCTTGAAGATCAACGTATTCTTTATCGTCATACACATTGACTGTCTCAGTATCTCCCCAAGTCCAGGGTTTATACCAAGTCGAAGTACTTGTTTCGTATGAATCAACCACCACTCTTTTGGTTTGCACTTCATCACTCTTCAATTCAAGATTGAGAGAAAAAGCGCTTATAGATTTCTTTAGTGACTGAAATACGGGCAATTCCAGTGTACGACTCTCAGGAAACAGTTGCGCTACATGATTTTGATACTCTTGATGCAACTCCCTTTTAATAATTTCTTGTGAGCTCATGAATGCCTTCTCGTACTCATTTATGCTGCGATTAAACAGAAACTTAATGTCTTTCGACGCAACATCGATTTTCGATTCTGCCTCTCTGCTACTGACATCACCGATAAACAAGTCGCCCAACTCCCCGATACGTGCGTAGACGTCTATTTCTATATCATTCAGAGCATTGTGCACGTCCATCGGCAAGTCACGGCCTTCTTGTTTTAGCTGCTCTTTGTAGGCCCGCGTATTGAAGCCCTGATCACGACGCGCTTTTAGGCTACGAATTTCTGATTGCAGCATTGAAAGTGCTTGTTCATCAATCTCCAGTTGTTTGATTAACTCGGCCTCTTGCATTCCACGTTCAATAACGGCGGTCATGGCCAAATGAGCGCGGTTGAGTCGCATTGGAAAGCTGTATTTATTGATGTATTCATCGATAACGGCTTCAACACCGGGTAAGCCACTGTTGAGCAAAGCACGCCACATGGTTTTGTCTTGCAAAGCTTCATCATGTTGCGCTTTTTCCTGCATTGTTGACATTACAGAGATACTGACCGACATATATTGCGGGAACGCCATACTTGGTTCTTCAAGCAACAGGTCGGCAATATTTGTTTTGTCGTTACGCTCTGCACGGGTTAACTCACCTTGTTTGCGCAGCAGGTAAGCCATACGCGCGGAGACGGGGAAGATGTTAGGGGCGTGAATGCCATTCTCTTCGAGATAGCTTTTCACGCGATTTAGCGCTTCTTCAATGTTTTCACCACGCTCAGGGTCGAACATGTCCATCTTGTTCACTACAAACAAAAAGCGATCCTTACTTTGTTTGCCGCCTTTACCCATTGTGTCGGCAACAAGTCTTAGCAACTGAGCATCATCATTAGTGCCCAACTGTGTCGCATTCAATACATAGATAATCAGTGGATTGCGCTTTGAATCCTGAATAAATCCCAATGTTGTACGCTGGTGTTCAGGGTCTTGACTGTTATTCGGCCCCGGAGTGTCGGTTAGTACGAGACGCACATTGTTGTTTTCTTTGATAGCGCGGATATTACCTTTCAACCTGATAGTTTTGGTTTCACAATCATCGTTCCACACTTTCATGGTCGCCAAGTCAACGGCATCATCGTGCTCAATGAGATTGCCATTGCTGTCGAAACGTTCACCGTAAAAAACGTCGCCTATAGATTTGTCATCAAAAATGTGGGCAATGGTTGCGGTGGTTGCTTCGTTCGCCGCAGGCAGCAAGCCTTGCCCCAGCATAGCGTTAATAAAGGTGGATTTACCCGAAGACATCGTGGCGACCACATAAGCGTCAAAATCATTGTTCAATGCGTCTTCGAAATCTTGCTTGGCTTTTAAGTCGCTATTCGCCAAGTAGTCGGCAAACTTTGGCGACTCGTTGCTAACCTGTTCCATCAGGGTTTTAATTTTTTCTAGGCGCTCTTCAGCAGGCGCAACAGGATTGAACTTCAGCTCAACACACATGCCATTCTGGATGGCATTGTTGGCAGCTTCTTTAATGTCATTGAAGTCCGATTCTACGCCTGTGAACTCAATAAAGAAGTCGTTGCTGCCATTAAACAATGCCTGCAGGTCATCAAAAATCTGCTCTACCCACAGCTGCAAGCGCTTAGCGCCATATGCCGTGATGTTCGAACTTTCGGATGGTGAGTGACCGTTAATGAGAAATTCGGTTTCTACTAAAAACGGATTATGCGTTATAGCAATGTGATTCATAGTAACGTCTCGTTTTATATGAAATAAATTGTTTTAATCGGGCGGCGTTTAAGCTGTGTCCATAATGAGAGTGCTCAGCGCGCTTAAGCCTGTGTAGTCAACGAAGGCATGCAGCTCCGTTTTACTCATCGCAGGGATTTTCCCTTTCGAAATTTTTGTGAGCCTTCTTCGCACATTTTTCTTTAGCACTCGCGGGATGGCGGCAGCACTATTGAAGTGAATTGGGTTTTCACGAAAGCGAACCAATTCAGCCCCAAGGATATTTCGTTCTCTACGCTTGAGTTCAACGTGATTTAGTGATTTTTTTGCTATCAAAGCAGACTGCGCCATAAGAGGTATAATTTGGGCATTTTTGTAGCCAAGCCCCTCTAAATATTTGCTCGCTAAAGCTACATAATGTTTGGCGGTTTCACCCCTTTTCTCATCCAAAGCATCGACTTTATTAAGCACGAAAATGACAGATTGTTTGAGGTTTACTTCACGAATGGTTTGAATGATTTCAGCATCATCGGTTGTGCCAAGCTGTGTTGCATTAAGAACGTAAATAACCGGGCTTTTAGGGTATTCCTTTAACGCATTAATGAAGCGTTCTTTATGGCGTTCATCCCTGCTATTAT containing:
- a CDS encoding HNH endonuclease, with protein sequence MMDLITSKEIANKLQPELSKMLESIDEKSIYLHKLDRPILEQVDAKPECEEGESRSLTQEEKDYYKEKIGCSGSLLENATIDENGKIYLKTINESKEGQTGEDGVIYERKTVEINGVEIEGVFPQFNSAIDVQLPEQLIQARDSAQAEYANQALKEKVDNDPEFEKQFSDEQLEQIENGETPDGYTWHHSEEYGEMQLISTEDHQNNRHTGGKAIWGGGKENR
- a CDS encoding IS3 family transposase (programmed frameshift), yielding MAGERYNEEFKIAAVKQVTEHGYSIADVAQRLGITTKSLYNWRDRYGENAQAYHEKQSSHEELRKLKAELKRVTEERDILKGGRRVLCCRVKEKYTFIKSRTDRYSVRTLCRTLEVHPSGFYAWLANPESTRQKVDEYLLGFIKQFWLESGCVYGYRKIHKDLKHAGEHCGKNRVHRLMQQAQIQAERGYNRKTRYDSGELSTVAPNLLNREFDVSKPNTVWVTDITYIRTYEGWLFLAVIIDLFSRQVVGWSMSERINTDLVLNAITMACWRRKPKGEVIVHSDQGCQYTSYDWQSMLKANNLTVSMSRRGNCHDNACAESFFALLKRERIRRKIYRTREEGKADIFNYIELFYNSTRRHGNNNDLSPRDYEKNYFLKQMGV
- the tnpA gene encoding IS66 family insertion sequence element accessory protein TnpA, whose translation is MTKSEQWQQHLNLWHASGLSQVAFCQQHNIAVHNFQYWRKRLSPKTELTKTKALIPITLTSSAPARLRLGSQVLIELPTEALPDLLVALNDRGLLYASA
- a CDS encoding SMI1/KNR4 family protein → MKEWRYIKPLVTESLISDVEKKLDYKFTDSFVSFVKKYNGSRPPVSVFTTSSLQEKTIKSFLSFNPGDVENIVRLNKGVAEISELLVAFAIDNFGNYLCFDRKNHMVFFLDFEIGKTELIDKTFSDFLLKIDS
- a CDS encoding ATP-binding protein; the encoded protein is MNLSTTERGHLASETELLPAQQEALTTLSTAHALVNKSYLAELKHYDVLQVENQQRVSLNRGGDVRIFRVERLVQENKQSVLESTTAAYTALGAAGYTVFLFLKSDGNETLLHIGTRGEPGKMLGQNSGDLLQETFKGHFPGSKLAPLNGTDIDALLDELSAGNSCKTVTAVSSVPGLSTEDQTHFMQGLERFIDAAESRTYEGLILAEPVSMQALNTVRTGYEQVATQLSALSNRQYSYGTQDSDAINLSISEGLSYSLGESLGLTETTGTSESTTTSTSHSHTASESKSSPNKKDKIIGMGAMALGSAVGACVGGLGAMIGSQVGGQIASMFQTTDTKGTSDSTSTSESTSHSTNQSTATSTTTTKTATQSTTDTKGLTQTYGSTQQVSFETADKGILNMLDKVDHHLNRINEAKSHGGWLSTAYFVSDSVASSEALSSIFLGLTRGTQSSMEDFALTTWAGKKANLITQWLGQLMHPRLEPSFLGNAHIPYLTPATLVSSKEMALQLSLPRRSTSTVVVQETAAFGRKVQTLNTDVAGTNSRTISLGQVRHLWTDLPQNVELDLDQLTSHTLITGSTGSGKSNTVYALLNQAIQQDIPFLVIEPAKGEYKHVFGNREGVRVLGTNERFTELLKINPFSFPEQTHVLEHVDRLIEVFNVCWPMYAAMPAILKDAVLRSYEACGWDLRDSTSTLGSSLFPTFADLLMQLESVITQSAYSDETKSNYTGALVTRVRSMVNGLNGQIFAADEISNADLFDLNVIIDLSRVGSQETKSLLMGLLIIRLGEYRAEQMLMNQPLKHITVLEEAHNILRANPSTSGAEGGSVAEKSVEMLSNAIAEMRTYGEGFIIADQSPSAVHISAIRNTNTKILMRLPDETDRLLAGKSAALTEEQIDEIARLPRGIAVVYQNEWLEAVLCKVSRFSGQECPYLYQAVPTNAMSEMSFRFSLLTHLLSGYNQVPSEANADQLAEDLFRSNLPTEMKIRLRKYLYSGLTDMQFSDFASLVPNLLDCKTKLESAICRGKSIEQIHSNLQNLVFEKCDTASQVQVVMLIQPLLRSLVPNGELYTKLYSEWTKFAKRSLAG
- the tnpB gene encoding IS66 family insertion sequence element accessory protein TnpB (TnpB, as the term is used for proteins encoded by IS66 family insertion elements, is considered an accessory protein, since TnpC, encoded by a neighboring gene, is a DDE family transposase.), which gives rise to MLRPSASVQVYLYAGAVDMRKSINGLSALIEQELELNPMINALFVFCNRNRDKVKLLYWERNGFVLWYKRLEKQRFKWLKPTDTASLCIDGYQLNLLLDGLDIFNNKPHETLFYSAIN
- the tnpC gene encoding IS66 family transposase, producing the protein MKTPPTDHLPDDIVALKQQLLAQSQLLQSQQNQLEKKEQLISQKQSRIQFLEEQIILFKQRQFGKSSEKSDRQAELFDEVEREDDASAPEIAESIDAEVSTAESASDAVSSAPKKASGRKPLPAVLPRVRIEHDLAEVDKRCECGCVKTCIGEDTSEQLDIIPAVVQVLVHARKKYACKACENGVHIAELPKQPLPKSNASPGLLAHIAVAKYQDGLPLYRMETIFKRMGIHLPRNTLANWMIKSSECLQPLYNLLNDQLLDSDYIHMDETRVQVLKEPDKTAESLSYMWVRKTGDREHPIILFDYASSRRTDVAASLLGDYQGYLQTDDYAGYHRIGQQEGVTALGCMAHARRKFIEAQKVSPSPKGKVSKADMAITMIKGLYAIEASIKDQSAEQKYQIRQEKSLPQLNKLRAWLDKALQQTLPKGKTGEALAYLDKNWDKLTVYISDGRLNIDNNPVENAIRPFAIGRKNWLFSDSQRGAKASAMLYSIIETAKANGLEPYAYLRTVLTRLPHCETVDDIGKLLPENIELAVI